In Salinisphaera sp. LB1, one genomic interval encodes:
- a CDS encoding cytochrome b/b6 domain-containing protein, producing MAKDVESTVRASRVIRRHGWATRLWHWINALCLLVLLMSGLQIFNAHPALYWGHGSSFNHPFLSIGAERDASGDPMGYVNIEGLQIPTTGVLGWSRVGGQMQARAFPAWATLPGPQWLALGRQWHFTAAWVFGVMLVLYLIYSIISRRRRRLIGVHRGELGQFGHEAVEHAKFRFPRVRDYNIIQKLTYLLVLFGLLPLMVLTGLTMSPTMDAAWPWLTYVFGGHQSARTLHFLCAFALVGFFIVHLALVLVSGVVNNMRAMITGGYKIDEPPATEAVADGEERDHGK from the coding sequence ATGGCGAAGGACGTTGAATCGACGGTCCGTGCCTCCCGCGTGATTCGTCGCCATGGCTGGGCCACCCGGCTGTGGCACTGGATCAACGCGCTGTGTCTGCTCGTGCTGCTCATGAGCGGGCTGCAAATCTTTAACGCGCATCCGGCGCTGTACTGGGGCCACGGTTCCAGCTTCAACCACCCCTTCCTGTCGATCGGCGCCGAGCGTGACGCCAGCGGCGACCCCATGGGTTACGTGAATATCGAGGGGCTGCAGATCCCCACGACCGGCGTTCTCGGCTGGTCGCGCGTCGGGGGACAAATGCAGGCCCGCGCCTTTCCCGCCTGGGCCACGCTGCCGGGCCCGCAATGGCTGGCGCTCGGCCGGCAATGGCATTTCACCGCCGCCTGGGTATTCGGCGTAATGCTTGTTCTATATCTGATCTATTCCATCATCAGCCGCCGCCGGCGGCGATTGATCGGCGTCCACCGCGGCGAGTTGGGCCAGTTTGGCCACGAAGCAGTCGAACACGCCAAATTCCGTTTTCCGCGGGTCCGCGATTACAACATCATCCAGAAGCTGACCTATCTGCTCGTTTTGTTCGGGCTGCTGCCGCTGATGGTGCTCACAGGGCTGACGATGTCGCCGACCATGGACGCCGCCTGGCCGTGGCTGACGTATGTGTTCGGCGGCCACCAGAGCGCCCGCACCCTCCACTTTCTGTGCGCTTTCGCGCTGGTGGGCTTTTTCATCGTCCACCTGGCGCTCGTGCTCGTCTCCGGCGTGGTAAACAACATGCGCGCGATGATCACCGGCGGCTACAAGATAGACGAGCCGCCGGCAACCGAAGCTGTCGCCGATGGCGAGGAGCGCGATCATGGCAAATGA
- a CDS encoding molybdopterin-binding protein encodes MANDDRHTGLPSRARRRVLTGLSAFGAAGLLSGCDWTQSQPVRHFLGRTEKLTQAAQRLVASRESLAREYSPSDIAPTFKPNGTINPQSAAYRQLVDTHFANYRLDIHGLVAQPASFSLAELKAMPSRTQITRHDCVEGWSCIGQWTGVVLSHLLDRVQPTDNARFVVFHCADHLYGSPQPYYESLDMIEARHPQTILAYGLNGADLPVANGAPIRLRAERQLGYKMAKYVMHIELVDSFANIQGGHGGYWEDRGYDWWAGI; translated from the coding sequence ATGGCAAATGACGACCGCCACACGGGGCTACCGAGCCGGGCCCGCCGCCGTGTCCTGACCGGGCTGAGCGCGTTCGGCGCCGCCGGCCTGCTCTCCGGCTGCGACTGGACCCAGAGCCAACCGGTGCGCCATTTCCTCGGGCGTACCGAGAAACTCACCCAGGCCGCCCAGCGCCTGGTCGCCTCGCGCGAATCGCTGGCACGGGAATACAGCCCGAGCGACATCGCGCCAACCTTCAAACCCAACGGCACGATCAACCCGCAAAGCGCGGCCTACCGGCAGCTCGTCGACACCCACTTCGCGAACTACCGGCTCGATATCCACGGCCTGGTGGCGCAGCCGGCCTCGTTCTCGCTCGCCGAGCTCAAGGCCATGCCCTCGCGCACCCAGATCACCCGGCACGACTGCGTCGAGGGCTGGTCGTGCATCGGCCAATGGACCGGCGTGGTGCTGAGCCACCTGCTGGATCGCGTGCAGCCGACAGACAACGCCCGCTTCGTGGTTTTCCACTGCGCCGACCACCTTTACGGCTCGCCGCAGCCCTACTACGAAAGCCTCGACATGATCGAAGCCCGGCACCCGCAGACGATTCTGGCCTACGGCCTGAACGGCGCCGACCTGCCGGTGGCCAACGGCGCCCCCATCCGCCTGCGCGCCGAACGCCAGCTCGGCTATAAAATGGCCAAGTACGTCATGCATATCGAACTGGTCGACAGCTTCGCCAACATCCAGGGCGGCCACGGCGGTTATTGGGAAGATCGCGGCTACGACTGGTGGGCCGGCATCTGA
- a CDS encoding ABC transporter ATP-binding protein, whose product MFQFFERLVDPFPDDDRTPPETSIPRFIAFYARPVWKLLIATAVLTAASSIIEVSLYGFLGHIVDWFSTSDRAHFIADNAWPLVGMAIVVLVLLPALVFGQGLTTFQAMAPNVPMRFRWQVHRWLLDQSLTYFQDDFAGRIASKMMQTALAIREVMMKFVDVLLYVAVYFGGVVVMVAGADWRLALPFGGWLVGYIALLRYFLPRLQSIAEAQANARAEMTGRVVDAYTNIGTVKLFAHTERESDYARASMSSFLSTVYTQMRRINGFYASLYLLNALLLFAVTGLGIVFWSERAITAGAVATAVGLVLQINGMSQWIMWEVSNLFEHIGTIRDGMGSFTRNRAIVDAPDARPLQVADGATAFEDISFHYGRDDAGIISNFSLSIAPGEKIGLVGRSGAGKSTLLALLLRFHELENGRITIDGQDITGVTQASLREAIGMVTQDTALLHRSIADNIRYGRPDATEAELWAAIDAAHAGFVYDLTDNKGRRGLDAHVGERGVKLSGGQRQRVALARVMLKNAPILLLDEATAALDSEIEAAITENLHTIMQGKTVIAVAHRLSTIAELDRLVVIDRGAIVETGTHDQLIAHNGLYARLWAMQSGGFLGAASGVSAENAMR is encoded by the coding sequence ATGTTCCAGTTCTTCGAACGGCTCGTCGATCCGTTTCCCGACGACGACCGCACGCCGCCCGAGACCAGCATCCCGCGTTTCATCGCCTTCTACGCGCGGCCGGTTTGGAAACTGCTGATCGCAACCGCCGTGCTCACCGCGGCCTCCTCGATCATCGAGGTGTCGCTGTACGGTTTTCTCGGCCATATCGTCGATTGGTTCTCGACCAGCGATCGCGCGCATTTCATCGCCGATAACGCCTGGCCGCTCGTCGGCATGGCAATCGTTGTGCTGGTGCTGCTGCCCGCGCTGGTCTTCGGCCAGGGGCTGACCACCTTCCAGGCGATGGCACCGAATGTGCCCATGCGCTTTCGCTGGCAGGTCCACCGCTGGTTGCTGGACCAATCGCTGACGTATTTCCAGGACGATTTCGCCGGCCGCATCGCCTCCAAGATGATGCAAACCGCCCTGGCCATCCGCGAAGTGATGATGAAGTTCGTGGACGTGTTGCTCTATGTGGCGGTCTATTTCGGCGGCGTCGTCGTCATGGTGGCCGGGGCGGACTGGCGGCTCGCGTTGCCGTTCGGCGGCTGGCTGGTCGGCTATATCGCGCTACTCAGGTATTTTCTGCCGCGCCTACAATCGATCGCCGAAGCCCAGGCCAATGCACGGGCCGAAATGACCGGGCGCGTGGTTGATGCCTATACCAACATCGGCACGGTGAAACTGTTCGCCCATACCGAGCGCGAATCCGACTACGCGCGGGCCAGCATGTCGTCGTTCCTGTCGACCGTGTACACCCAGATGCGGCGCATCAACGGCTTCTACGCCAGCCTGTATCTGTTGAACGCCCTGCTGCTGTTCGCCGTCACCGGGCTGGGTATTGTGTTCTGGAGCGAGCGTGCGATCACCGCCGGCGCTGTCGCCACCGCTGTCGGGCTGGTTTTGCAGATCAACGGCATGAGCCAGTGGATCATGTGGGAAGTGTCCAACCTGTTCGAGCACATCGGCACCATCCGCGACGGCATGGGCAGCTTCACCCGCAACCGAGCGATCGTGGATGCCCCGGACGCGCGCCCGCTGCAGGTCGCCGATGGCGCGACCGCCTTCGAGGACATCTCCTTCCATTACGGTCGCGACGACGCCGGCATCATCTCCAACTTCTCACTGTCGATCGCGCCGGGCGAAAAAATCGGCCTCGTGGGGCGCTCCGGTGCCGGCAAGTCCACCCTGCTCGCACTGCTGCTGCGCTTCCACGAACTCGAGAACGGCCGCATCACCATCGACGGCCAGGACATCACCGGCGTCACCCAGGCCTCGCTGCGCGAAGCGATCGGCATGGTCACCCAGGACACCGCCCTGCTGCACCGCTCGATCGCCGACAACATCCGCTACGGCCGCCCCGACGCCACCGAGGCCGAACTCTGGGCAGCGATCGACGCGGCCCATGCCGGGTTCGTCTACGACCTGACCGACAACAAGGGCCGCCGCGGGCTCGACGCCCACGTCGGCGAACGCGGCGTAAAACTCTCCGGCGGCCAGCGCCAGCGCGTCGCACTCGCCCGCGTCATGCTCAAGAACGCCCCCATCCTGCTGCTCGACGAAGCCACCGCCGCGCTCGATTCCGAAATCGAAGCCGCCATCACCGAAAACCTGCACACCATCATGCAAGGCAAGACCGTGATCGCCGTCGCCCATCGGCTATCCACCATCGCCGAACTCGACCGCCTGGTCGTCATCGACCGCGGCGCCATCGTCGAAACCGGCACCCACGACCAACTGATCGCGCACAACGGCCTGTACGCGCGCCTGTGGGCCATGCAGTCCGGTGGGTTTCTCGGGGCAGCATCTGGCGTAAGCGCAGAGAACGCAATGCGCTAA
- a CDS encoding pirin family protein codes for MSNTEHNPSLYESRECPVVDGHRLIQHLAARTADVGSIPVNRVMPQRGRRMIGAWCFLDHAGPAVFSADSTGLRVGPHPHTGLQTFTWMLSGEVLHRDSLGSEQVIRPGELNLMTAGHGIAHTEESTANASTLHAAQLWIALPYADRDTQPRFDHYPGLPRWQEQGADITLLSGCLNGREAPTLAFSPLVGADMVSPDASTFKLAVRNDFEYGVLVLEGALRIDQDTFAPNELAYLGCGLDDITLELEANTRVLLLGGEPLDEDIFIWWNFVGHSKAEISEAQHQWENGSDRFGSVTGFDGERLMPPRIPWRT; via the coding sequence ATGAGCAATACCGAGCACAATCCAAGCCTGTATGAGTCACGCGAGTGCCCGGTGGTTGACGGCCATCGATTGATCCAGCATCTCGCTGCCCGCACGGCCGATGTCGGCAGCATCCCGGTCAACCGGGTCATGCCACAGCGCGGCCGCCGCATGATCGGCGCCTGGTGTTTTCTCGATCATGCGGGCCCGGCGGTATTTTCGGCCGACAGTACCGGCCTGCGCGTCGGCCCGCATCCGCATACCGGGCTTCAGACCTTTACCTGGATGCTGTCCGGCGAAGTGCTTCACCGGGACAGTCTCGGTAGCGAACAGGTCATTCGGCCGGGTGAATTGAATCTTATGACCGCCGGCCACGGCATCGCCCATACGGAGGAGTCGACTGCGAATGCGTCCACGCTTCATGCGGCACAACTCTGGATCGCGTTGCCATACGCAGATCGCGACACGCAGCCACGATTCGACCATTACCCCGGTCTGCCGCGATGGCAAGAGCAGGGCGCTGATATCACGCTGCTCAGTGGGTGCCTGAATGGCCGCGAGGCCCCGACGCTGGCGTTCTCGCCATTGGTCGGAGCTGACATGGTCAGCCCGGATGCCAGCACTTTCAAACTGGCCGTGCGTAATGATTTTGAGTATGGCGTGCTGGTCCTGGAAGGCGCTCTGCGTATCGATCAGGATACGTTCGCACCGAACGAGCTCGCCTATCTAGGTTGCGGTCTCGACGACATTACTCTGGAACTCGAGGCAAATACCCGAGTGTTGTTGCTGGGCGGCGAACCGCTCGACGAAGACATCTTCATCTGGTGGAACTTCGTCGGTCACAGCAAGGCCGAGATCAGTGAGGCACAGCATCAATGGGAGAACGGTAGCGATCGATTCGGATCCGTGACAGGGTTCGACGGCGAACGTCTGATGCCGCCTCGGATCCCATGGCGGACTTGA
- the ycaC gene encoding isochorismate family cysteine hydrolase YcaC, whose amino-acid sequence MSFTYKRLDKNDVTLLMVDHQAGLLSLVRDFQPDEFKNNVLALADIAKFFELPTILTTSFEDGPNGPMVPELKEAFPNAPYIARPGQINAWDNEEFVQAIKDTGNSQVLIAGVVTDVCVAFPALSAIEAGYDVFVVTDASGTFNPAVRDAAWHRMSQAGVQLMNWFSVASELHRDWRNDIEAFGGILASHLPHYSNLIQSRDAALNES is encoded by the coding sequence ATGTCCTTCACCTATAAACGACTCGACAAGAACGACGTAACGCTTCTCATGGTCGACCATCAGGCGGGGCTGCTCTCGCTCGTGCGGGATTTCCAGCCCGACGAGTTCAAAAACAACGTCCTCGCGCTGGCCGATATCGCCAAATTCTTCGAACTGCCTACCATTTTGACGACCAGCTTCGAAGATGGGCCGAACGGCCCGATGGTGCCAGAGCTCAAGGAAGCGTTTCCGAACGCGCCCTACATTGCGCGGCCTGGCCAGATCAACGCCTGGGACAACGAGGAATTCGTGCAGGCGATCAAGGATACAGGCAACAGCCAGGTCCTGATCGCTGGTGTCGTGACCGACGTTTGCGTTGCGTTTCCGGCGTTGTCTGCGATTGAAGCTGGCTACGACGTATTCGTGGTCACCGACGCGTCGGGCACTTTCAACCCGGCGGTGCGTGACGCCGCCTGGCATCGCATGTCGCAGGCGGGCGTACAGCTGATGAACTGGTTTTCAGTCGCCAGCGAATTACACCGCGATTGGCGTAACGATATCGAAGCCTTCGGGGGCATACTTGCCAGCCACTTGCCGCATTACTCGAACCTGATTCAAAGCCGTGATGCAGCACTGAACGAAAGCTGA
- a CDS encoding pirin family protein, with amino-acid sequence MGAHHVTPFLMLDYAAPREFAPTKRARGVGAHPHRGFETVTIVYDGEVAHRDSTGGGGVIGKGDVQWMTAGNGIVHEEFHSPAYTRTGGRFEMVQLWVNLRAADKSAEPRYQSIKAADIPGVELADEAGMINVIAGDYAGHKGPAKTFSPINVWDLRLNRDGATTLEVPDGHTAMVAVLSGTVQVNDSKIAREAELVLFDRAGSEIQLETNNDAKLLVLTGQPIDEPVVGHGPFVMNSTEEIEDSIRGFQTGHFGQAS; translated from the coding sequence ATGGGCGCCCATCACGTCACCCCGTTTCTCATGCTCGATTACGCGGCGCCGCGGGAGTTCGCGCCCACGAAGAGGGCGCGCGGTGTCGGCGCCCATCCGCACCGCGGTTTCGAGACCGTGACGATCGTGTACGACGGCGAAGTCGCCCATCGCGATTCGACCGGCGGTGGCGGCGTGATCGGCAAGGGTGACGTGCAGTGGATGACCGCTGGCAACGGCATCGTCCACGAGGAGTTCCATTCTCCGGCCTACACCCGCACTGGTGGACGCTTTGAGATGGTGCAGCTCTGGGTGAACCTGCGGGCGGCCGACAAGTCCGCCGAACCGCGCTATCAATCAATTAAGGCCGCTGACATTCCGGGCGTCGAGCTCGCCGATGAAGCGGGCATGATCAACGTGATTGCCGGCGATTATGCCGGCCACAAGGGGCCGGCAAAAACCTTCAGCCCAATCAACGTCTGGGACCTGCGGCTCAACCGCGATGGCGCTACGACGCTGGAGGTGCCGGACGGCCACACGGCCATGGTCGCCGTGCTCAGCGGCACTGTGCAGGTCAACGACAGCAAGATCGCGCGTGAAGCCGAGCTGGTTCTGTTCGATCGCGCAGGCTCGGAGATCCAGCTTGAGACCAACAACGACGCCAAATTGCTGGTGCTCACCGGCCAACCGATCGATGAGCCGGTGGTTGGCCACGGGCCGTTTGTAATGAATTCGACCGAAGAAATCGAAGACTCGATTCGAGGCTTTCAAACCGGTCATTTCGGCCAGGCTTCCTAA
- a CDS encoding LysR substrate-binding domain-containing protein translates to MQDLNDLFYFVQVIDHGGFAPAARAIGVPKSKLSRRVAQLEKRLGVGLIHRSTRNLAVTELGQAYYEHCAAMLLEAEAAQETIDRSIAQPQGLIRMSCPPGMLCFVVAEQLSIFMARYPRVRVELEASGRRVDVVREGFDLAIRVRFPPLEDSELNVRVLSASPQLLMAAPSLFEDYSRPKVPGDLNGLPSLDWVRPGHTHTWCLEGPHGASTQIDHRPRLVTDDLITLHRTALAGLGIVQLPLLVGGRHITEGTLVDALPGWAPRGGVVQAVFPSRRGLLPAVRALIDFLAERFADQDCLTETHRENGL, encoded by the coding sequence ATGCAGGATCTCAACGATCTGTTCTATTTCGTTCAGGTCATCGATCATGGCGGCTTTGCGCCGGCAGCTCGCGCGATCGGCGTGCCGAAGTCGAAACTCAGTCGCCGGGTCGCACAGCTCGAAAAACGGCTGGGGGTTGGGCTTATCCATCGCAGCACGCGTAATCTGGCGGTCACGGAACTGGGCCAAGCCTATTACGAGCACTGTGCGGCTATGCTGCTGGAGGCCGAAGCCGCCCAGGAAACGATAGACCGCTCAATCGCACAGCCTCAAGGGCTGATCCGCATGAGCTGCCCGCCGGGAATGCTGTGTTTCGTCGTGGCGGAGCAGCTTTCGATCTTCATGGCGCGTTACCCGCGCGTACGGGTCGAACTGGAAGCGTCGGGGCGACGTGTCGATGTCGTTCGAGAGGGATTCGATCTCGCGATCCGGGTGCGGTTCCCGCCACTCGAAGACAGCGAACTGAACGTGCGCGTGCTATCCGCCAGCCCGCAGCTACTCATGGCCGCGCCGTCACTATTCGAGGATTATTCGAGGCCCAAGGTGCCGGGCGATCTCAACGGGCTGCCGTCACTCGACTGGGTGCGGCCGGGCCATACGCATACCTGGTGTCTGGAGGGACCGCACGGCGCCAGCACACAGATCGATCATCGCCCGCGTCTCGTGACCGACGATCTCATCACGTTGCACCGCACTGCGCTCGCCGGCCTCGGCATCGTTCAACTGCCGTTGCTGGTCGGCGGACGACATATTACCGAGGGCACACTCGTCGATGCACTCCCAGGCTGGGCACCGCGCGGCGGCGTCGTTCAGGCGGTTTTCCCCTCTCGACGCGGTCTGCTACCCGCCGTGCGCGCGTTGATCGACTTCCTGGCGGAGCGCTTCGCGGATCAGGACTGTCTTACCGAGACCCATCGCGAAAATGGACTTTGA
- a CDS encoding DMT family transporter, giving the protein MAVILGLLAAVAYGASDFAAGVGGRRLGAGVVALFVQIVAFLMAVIAVTVGAHHGFTASALGWGLVAGVGCAAGTMALYRGFVVGRISVVAPLSAVVAAVVPALTGIALGEHLTSLAGLGLVFALPAIGLVSWHRDTAAKTKTRPGVLEGLISGAGFAVLFIALDQAGAAAGFWPLVPGLALAGVLILPFALKEPRPIRVDTAALALLLTAGVFGGAADLLFLTATGRGPLSIVAVLTALYPAVTILLARIFLGERWNAAQACGLLAAAVAITLITLG; this is encoded by the coding sequence ATGGCCGTTATTCTGGGATTGCTGGCGGCAGTAGCCTACGGCGCGAGCGATTTCGCCGCCGGTGTGGGCGGGCGGCGGCTGGGCGCGGGTGTGGTCGCATTGTTCGTGCAGATCGTGGCCTTTCTGATGGCGGTGATCGCCGTGACGGTAGGGGCGCATCACGGTTTCACGGCATCGGCGTTAGGGTGGGGGCTGGTTGCCGGCGTCGGTTGCGCCGCGGGCACGATGGCGCTGTATCGCGGGTTCGTCGTCGGGCGCATCAGCGTCGTGGCGCCATTGTCGGCGGTGGTGGCCGCCGTTGTCCCCGCGCTCACGGGGATTGCTCTGGGCGAGCATCTCACATCGCTGGCCGGCCTGGGCCTCGTCTTCGCGTTGCCTGCGATCGGGCTCGTCTCCTGGCATCGCGATACAGCGGCGAAAACCAAGACGCGCCCGGGCGTGCTTGAGGGTTTGATCAGCGGCGCCGGGTTCGCCGTTTTGTTCATTGCGCTGGATCAGGCAGGCGCCGCGGCCGGATTCTGGCCGCTCGTGCCGGGCCTTGCCCTGGCCGGCGTGCTGATCCTGCCGTTCGCTCTGAAAGAGCCGCGCCCCATCCGTGTCGATACCGCCGCTCTCGCACTCCTGCTTACGGCCGGCGTGTTCGGCGGCGCGGCCGATCTATTGTTTTTGACCGCCACCGGGCGTGGCCCATTGTCGATCGTCGCTGTGCTGACAGCGCTCTATCCGGCCGTCACCATCCTTCTCGCCCGCATTTTCCTCGGCGAACGATGGAACGCGGCGCAGGCCTGCGGGCTCCTGGCCGCCGCCGTGGCGATTACGCTGATCACGCTGGGTTGA
- a CDS encoding helix-turn-helix domain-containing protein — protein MGDARPDPREVLAHNLRHLMGLKGWSQGRLSQKSGVSQKSISNILNQEKQPTLATVDKLAAAFDLNIWHVMLPRLPEQLVNLPSVEHLLLCYTKASDQGRHYIDRVAEREAYYGRNIGPGGEQGGSGAV, from the coding sequence ATGGGTGACGCCCGTCCCGACCCGCGGGAGGTTCTTGCGCATAATCTGCGACATTTGATGGGCCTCAAGGGCTGGTCGCAGGGGCGCTTATCGCAAAAAAGCGGTGTCAGCCAGAAAAGCATCAGCAATATCCTGAATCAGGAAAAACAGCCCACTCTGGCAACCGTGGACAAGCTGGCCGCCGCCTTCGATCTGAATATATGGCATGTGATGCTGCCGCGCCTGCCCGAGCAGCTGGTTAATTTGCCGTCAGTCGAGCATCTGCTCCTGTGTTACACCAAGGCCTCCGACCAGGGGCGGCATTACATCGACCGTGTCGCTGAGCGCGAAGCCTATTATGGCCGGAATATCGGGCCTGGTGGCGAGCAGGGCGGATCCGGGGCAGTCTAA
- a CDS encoding MurR/RpiR family transcriptional regulator → MTEQAPETPSELQRRILAEYKNLSKRLQQIAQFAVDHPNDMALETTAVIADRAGVQPSAIIRFAKAFGYSGFSELQRVYQTRLAETASSYSERLRRLRREEENDTQALTPHGVLRQFCQANRMALDHLADEIDAEGLASAARIMAGAECIHLCGHRRSFPVVTYMAYALSRIQANACLLDGLGGMLAQQTARVRPDDVLFAVSFHPYAEETAETIRHATEQGTPVVVLTDSPLSPVAAHATVCLEVHDAEMHNFRSLTASMCLAQALTVAVGLALDEQPDEHRS, encoded by the coding sequence ATGACCGAACAGGCACCGGAAACGCCGTCCGAGCTACAGCGCCGGATATTGGCCGAATACAAGAACCTGAGTAAGCGACTGCAGCAGATCGCTCAGTTCGCTGTCGACCATCCCAACGACATGGCGCTGGAAACCACGGCGGTTATCGCCGACCGGGCCGGTGTGCAGCCCTCGGCGATCATCCGTTTCGCCAAGGCGTTCGGCTATTCCGGGTTCTCCGAGCTGCAGCGGGTGTACCAGACCCGGTTGGCCGAAACCGCGTCCAGCTATAGCGAGCGCCTGCGCCGGCTGCGCCGCGAAGAAGAAAACGATACCCAGGCGCTCACGCCCCACGGCGTGTTGCGCCAGTTCTGCCAGGCCAATCGCATGGCGCTCGATCATCTCGCCGACGAGATCGATGCCGAAGGCCTGGCGTCGGCGGCGCGGATCATGGCCGGCGCTGAGTGCATCCATCTCTGCGGGCATCGCCGGTCGTTCCCGGTGGTGACCTACATGGCCTATGCGCTCAGCCGGATTCAGGCTAATGCCTGCCTGCTCGACGGGCTTGGCGGCATGCTGGCGCAGCAGACCGCGCGCGTACGGCCCGATGATGTATTGTTCGCGGTCTCGTTTCATCCTTATGCTGAGGAGACCGCCGAAACCATTCGGCACGCCACCGAACAGGGCACGCCGGTCGTCGTACTCACCGACAGCCCGCTCAGTCCGGTGGCCGCACACGCTACGGTCTGTCTCGAAGTCCACGACGCCGAGATGCATAATTTCCGCTCGCTCACGGCATCGATGTGCCTGGCCCAGGCGTTGACCGTCGCGGTGGGGCTGGCTCTGGATGAGCAGCCGGACGAGCACCGGTCGTGA
- a CDS encoding LacI family DNA-binding transcriptional regulator — MTHRFTVKQIAAQAGVSAATVDRVRHGRAHVHEQTRRRVDAAIRELEEQAEAGIPAGLGLTFEVVLNSPERFSQAVRRAFVAAAAAMAPLRIAPRFHADERISPERIAADLDALERKATHGVILKAPEHPAVVAAVESLAARGIPVVTFATDIGASGRLAYVGIDNAAAGRTAAFLLSRFLGQRDGMVLANLGSRGFHGEHDRWRGFADFMAARCPRAEVAVIDGGYGLDQATYELTRATRTARGPIAGIYSMGGGNRGLLRALDEAGDRDVVFVGHDLDDENRGLLRAGRIDAVVDHDLQADAARAIQHLLCFRRHGRAAESEASRAVIVTPWNM, encoded by the coding sequence GTGACGCACCGGTTCACCGTTAAACAGATCGCGGCCCAGGCCGGTGTGAGCGCAGCCACGGTGGATCGGGTGCGCCATGGCCGTGCGCACGTCCACGAGCAGACACGGCGCCGAGTGGACGCGGCGATCCGGGAACTCGAAGAGCAGGCCGAAGCCGGCATCCCCGCTGGCCTCGGGCTGACGTTCGAAGTGGTGCTCAACAGCCCGGAACGGTTCAGCCAGGCGGTGCGCCGCGCATTCGTGGCGGCCGCTGCCGCTATGGCGCCGCTGCGTATCGCGCCGCGTTTCCATGCCGACGAACGCATCAGCCCCGAGCGCATCGCGGCTGATCTGGACGCATTGGAACGCAAGGCCACGCATGGCGTGATACTCAAGGCGCCCGAACACCCGGCGGTCGTCGCGGCGGTCGAGTCGCTGGCGGCGCGCGGCATTCCGGTCGTTACCTTTGCCACCGATATCGGCGCCAGCGGCCGCCTTGCATATGTCGGTATCGACAACGCCGCGGCCGGGCGGACCGCGGCTTTCCTGTTATCGCGTTTTCTTGGCCAGCGGGACGGCATGGTGCTGGCGAACCTCGGCAGCCGCGGTTTTCACGGCGAGCACGATCGCTGGCGCGGCTTCGCCGACTTCATGGCCGCGCGCTGCCCGCGCGCCGAGGTGGCTGTCATCGACGGCGGCTATGGCCTCGATCAGGCAACCTACGAACTCACCCGTGCCACGCGTACGGCACGTGGGCCCATCGCCGGCATCTATAGCATGGGCGGTGGCAACCGCGGGTTGTTGCGCGCGCTGGATGAAGCGGGCGATCGCGATGTGGTTTTCGTGGGTCACGATCTCGACGACGAAAACCGCGGCTTGCTGCGCGCCGGGCGCATCGACGCCGTGGTCGATCACGACCTGCAGGCCGACGCCGCGCGGGCGATCCAGCACCTGCTGTGTTTCCGTCGGCATGGCCGGGCTGCCGAAAGCGAGGCCAGCCGCGCGGTCATCGTCACACCGTGGAATATGTGA